The genomic stretch GGGTGGAACGCATCGACGGCGCGCTGCTGATCGAGCGCATGGAATCCGGCCAGGTGCCGGTGATCGCCGGGTTCCAGGGCATCGACCTGGGGCGTAACCGGATCACGACGCTGGGGCGCGGAGGGTCGGACCTGTCGGCCGTGGCCGTCGCGGCGGCGGTCAAGGCGGATCGCTGCGATATCTACACGGACGTGGATGGCATCTATACGACCGATCCGCGCATCGTGCCGCGGGCGCGCAAGCTCGAGCGCATTTCCTTTGAGGAAATGCTGGAACTTGCCTCGGTCGGGGCCAAGGTGTTGCAGACGCGGTCCGTCGAGTTGGCGATGAAACTCGGCGTGCGGGTGCAGGTTGTTTCGAGCTTCGAGGACAAGCCCGGCTCGCTGGTGGTGGATGAGGACGAGATCGTGGAACAGCCTGTCGTTTCCGGCATCGCGTATTCGCGCGACGACGCCAAGGTGACGCTGCGTCGCCTGCCCGATCGCCCAGGCGTGGCGGCCAAGGTGTTCGGTGCGCTCGCGAAGGCCAACGTCAACGTCGACATGATCGTGCAGAACGTCGGTGCCGACGGCATGACGGACATGACCTTCACGGTCGGCAAGGCGGACCTGGCGCGCGCCCAGGACATGCTGGCGAAGGAACAGCACGAACTCGGGCACGAGGCGGTGCTGGCGGACCCCGACGTGGCCAAGATCAGCGTGGTCGGGATCGGCATGCGCAGCCATGCGGGCGTGGCGAACACGATGTTCAAGGCGCTGGCCGAGAAGGGCATCAACATCCAGGTGATCTCGACCAGCGAGATCAAGGTCAGCGTGCTGGTCGCCGCCGACTACACGGAACTCGCGGTGCGCGCCCTGCATACCGCCTACGGGCTGGATGCGCCGGCGTGACCAGCATGGACCGCAGTGCGGCCGACGCCCGTCTGGGCACCCTCATGGCACGGGGGGCCGGCTTCTTCGGCAGCCAGGTCGCGATCATGGGTGGGGCGATGTCCTGGGTCAGCGAACGGCACCTGGTCGCCGCGCTGTCCAATGCCGGCGCTTTCGGGGTCATCGCCTGCGGGGCGATGGAGCCGCCGCGGCTGGCGGAGGAGATCGCCGGCACGAAGACGCTCACGCAGAAGCCCTTCGGCGTGAACCTGATCACGATGCATCCGCGGCTCGAGCAACTGGTGGATGTCTGCCTCGAGGCGAAGGTCGGGCACATCGTCTTCGCCGGCGGCATCCCGCCGGGCAGCGCCATCAAGAAGGCGAAGGATGGCGGGTCCAAGGTGGTCTGCTTTGCCCCCGCCCTGGTGCTGGCCAAGCGCATGATCCGCAGCGGTGCCGACGCGCTGGTCATCGAAGGTTCGGAGGCGGGCGGGCATATCGGCCCCGTTTCGCTGAACGTGCTGGCGCAGGAGATCCTGCCGCATGTCACGGACGTGCCGGTCTTCGTGGCCGGCGGGATCGGCCGCGGCGAGGCGATCCTGTCCTACCTCGAGATGGGCGCGGCGGGCGTGCAGCTCGGCACGCGCTTCGTCTGCGCCACCGAATCCATCGCGCATCCAGCCTTCAAGCAGGCCTTCATCCGTGGCAATGCGCGCGACGCCATGCCGACCATCCAGCTGGACGATGCCTTTCCGGTGATTCCCGTCCGCGCCCTGCAGAATGCCGGTACCAAGCGCTTCCTGGAGCACCAGGCGGAAACCATCCGCCGCTTCCGTGCCGGAGAGCTCGACAAGGACGCGGCGCAGCTCGACATCGAGCATTTCTGGGCCGGGGCGCTGCGCCGCGCCGTGATCGACGGCGATGTCGAGAACGGGTCGCTCATGGCGGGCCAGTCGGTCGGCATGGTCACCCGGGAGCAGTCGGCAGCCGAGATCATCGCCGAGCTGATGGAGCAGGCGGCCGCCGCCCTGATGGCCCGTGGCCGCAACGCAGCCTGACGCCGCGATGGGAGTTTGCGGGACCCGGCCGCCGGGTCTAGAAGCCGCCCCGGACCCCGGACCTCCATGAAGCGCACCCCACGCCCCGACATCACCGCCGCAGAGGCCGCCCGTGTGGGCGAGGACCTCCGCGAGGCCCGCCTGACGCTCGGCGCCAGCGTCGAGAACATGGCCGAGCGGCTGCGGATCAACCGCCGCTATATCCACGCGCTGGAAGAAGGGCGGATCAAGGACCTGCCCGGGCCCGCCTATGCCGTTGGCTTCGTCCGGTCGTACGCGGCCGCGCTCGGCCTCGACCCGGACGAGGCGGTGCGCCGCTTCCGCGACGTGACCGGCGGGGCAACGACCAAGAATGGCGAGCTGGTCTTCCCCGAACCCGTGCCGTCCCGCGGCATGCCGGCCGGCGTGCTGGTGGCTGCCGGCGTGGTGGTCGCCATCGGCGCCTATGTTGCTTGGTACAATTGGAGCGGGTCGGGCAATCGCGTGGTCGATGCGGTTCCCCCGGTGCCCGCGCGGCTCGACCAAGCGGCGCAGGACGGGCAGCGGATGCGCGACCCGGCCACCGGGCAGGTGGTGAATCCTGCGCCCGCGACCCAGGCTCAGGCCGCCGGCAACCCTGGTGTGGCTGGGCCGCCGCCGGCGCCGGTCGCGCCCGCGGCTGCCCCGCCCGCCCCGCCGCCACCGGGCGACGGCCCGCGTGTCGTGCTGCGCGCACGCGGCGAATCCTGGATCCAGGTCCGCGACACGCGGGCGAATTCGGTGCTGACGGATCGGGTGCTGCGCCCTGGCGAGAGCCTGCCGGTCCCGGGCCGTGACGGCCTGGTCCTGACGACCGGCAAGGCCGAGAACCTCGACATCGTGCTGGACGGCCAGGTGACGGCCGCGCTGGCGGGGGCCACGGGTGTGCGCCGCGGAATCGCGCTCGATATCGAGCGCCTGCGCGGCACGGCCGAGGCATCGCCCGCCGCCGCACCGCGCCCGGCCGGGGCACCGGCCGCACCGCCGGCCGGCCCTGCGGCCACGCAACCACCCGCGCCGCGGCCCACCACGACGCCGCCCGCTCGGCCCTAAGGCGCGCCGCTCGGCGTGAAGCCTTCCGGCCGGCGGCGCGAGCGGCCATATTGGCACCGCCGCCGCCGAGCGCAGGAACCGGAACCACACGCATGGCCTATCGTCCCTACCAGGAAATCCTGCGCCGCAAATCGCGCCAGATCCGCGTGGGCAAGGTGCTGGTGGGCGGTGATGCGCCCATCAGCGTGCAGACCATGACCAACACGCCGACCGAGGACGCGCAGGCGACGATCGACCAGATCCGTCGCTGCGAAGTGGCGGGTGCGGACATCGTGCGCGTGTCATGCCCGACCGAGGAAGCCACCGCCGCGCTGCATGAGATCGTGCGCGAGGTGAATGTCCCGATCGTCGCGGACATCCACTTCCACTACCGCCGCGCGATCGAGGCAGCGGAGGCCGGCGCTGCCTGCCTGCGCATCAACCCGGGCAATATCGGCAGCAAGGACCGCGTGAAGGAGGTCGTGAAGGCCGCGCGCGACCATGGCTGTTCGATCCGCATCGGCGTGAATGCCGGCAGCCTCGAGAAGCACCTGCTCGAGAAGTACGGGGAGCCCAACCCCGAGG from Roseomonas fluvialis encodes the following:
- a CDS encoding aspartate kinase → MARIVMKFGGTSVADLDRIRNVAARVKREVDAGHQVAVVVSAMSGVTNQLVKWCQELSPLHDAREYDTVVATGEQVTTGLTAIALQTIGVEARSWQGWQVPIVTDQAHGKARVERIDGALLIERMESGQVPVIAGFQGIDLGRNRITTLGRGGSDLSAVAVAAAVKADRCDIYTDVDGIYTTDPRIVPRARKLERISFEEMLELASVGAKVLQTRSVELAMKLGVRVQVVSSFEDKPGSLVVDEDEIVEQPVVSGIAYSRDDAKVTLRRLPDRPGVAAKVFGALAKANVNVDMIVQNVGADGMTDMTFTVGKADLARAQDMLAKEQHELGHEAVLADPDVAKISVVGIGMRSHAGVANTMFKALAEKGINIQVISTSEIKVSVLVAADYTELAVRALHTAYGLDAPA
- a CDS encoding NAD(P)H-dependent flavin oxidoreductase, encoding MDRSAADARLGTLMARGAGFFGSQVAIMGGAMSWVSERHLVAALSNAGAFGVIACGAMEPPRLAEEIAGTKTLTQKPFGVNLITMHPRLEQLVDVCLEAKVGHIVFAGGIPPGSAIKKAKDGGSKVVCFAPALVLAKRMIRSGADALVIEGSEAGGHIGPVSLNVLAQEILPHVTDVPVFVAGGIGRGEAILSYLEMGAAGVQLGTRFVCATESIAHPAFKQAFIRGNARDAMPTIQLDDAFPVIPVRALQNAGTKRFLEHQAETIRRFRAGELDKDAAQLDIEHFWAGALRRAVIDGDVENGSLMAGQSVGMVTREQSAAEIIAELMEQAAAALMARGRNAA
- a CDS encoding helix-turn-helix domain-containing protein, whose amino-acid sequence is MKRTPRPDITAAEAARVGEDLREARLTLGASVENMAERLRINRRYIHALEEGRIKDLPGPAYAVGFVRSYAAALGLDPDEAVRRFRDVTGGATTKNGELVFPEPVPSRGMPAGVLVAAGVVVAIGAYVAWYNWSGSGNRVVDAVPPVPARLDQAAQDGQRMRDPATGQVVNPAPATQAQAAGNPGVAGPPPAPVAPAAAPPAPPPPGDGPRVVLRARGESWIQVRDTRANSVLTDRVLRPGESLPVPGRDGLVLTTGKAENLDIVLDGQVTAALAGATGVRRGIALDIERLRGTAEASPAAAPRPAGAPAAPPAGPAATQPPAPRPTTTPPARP